A genomic stretch from Pochonia chlamydosporia 170 chromosome 4, whole genome shotgun sequence includes:
- a CDS encoding dopa 4,5-dioxygenase (similar to Metarhizium robertsii ARSEF 23 XP_007821075.1), translating into MVNPWDYKYPSPLVGFEDAPPLSTETNEDGKSLVNPKRDGLSQAYECFTPPLRTDRRGGFDIHIYYFQQSQEQTKYARELWERIRREFPELRVYKFWDRPIGPHPVAMFEVNVFTPAQFGAFVAWLAIWRGPLSALIHPNTDPEEGEADNEVEYRDHTERAIWMGEKLPLDWAPFRPRSK; encoded by the exons ATGGTCAATCCCTGGGATTACAAGTATCCCTCACCGCTCGTCGGCTTCGAGGACGCCCCTCCACTGTCCACCGAGACAAACGAAGATGgcaagagtctggtcaatccCAAACGGGATGGTCTCAGCCAAGCCTACGAATGCTTCACTCCGCCGTTGAGAACTGACCGGCGAGGTGGTTT TGACATACACATCTACTACTTCCAGCAGAGCCAGGAGCAGACCAAGTACGCTCGTGAGCTTTGGGAACGCATTCGACGAGAGT TCCCTGAGCTGAGAGTCTACAAATTCTGGGATCGCCCAATCGGCCCTCATCCGGTGGCCATGTTTGAAGTCAATGTCTTTACGCCGGCACAGTTTGGAGCGTTTGTCGCCTGGCTCGCCATCTGGCGCGGGCCGTTGTCTGCGTTAATTCATCCAAACACTGATCCGGAAGAAGGAGAGGCAGATAATGAAGTTGAGTATCGGGACCACACGGAGAGAGCTATTTGGATGGGTGAGAAGTTGCCGCTAGATTGGGCGCCATTTAGACCTCGCAGCAAGTAA
- a CDS encoding magnesium-dependent phosphatase-1 family protein (similar to Metarhizium acridum CQMa 102 XP_007808373.1): MPRKLSKQASFTSPSSTTLSSTLTTSTTSQIPSSLTDPTLPLPKLIVFDLDYTLWPFWVDTHVLGPLKPNTTHSLATDRKGEDFAFYTDVPYILQLLPHAVSDANAPIKLGIASRTHAPSIAKDLLRMLHLPPTEDGDKPRKAVDVFDGGMEIYPGSKVKHIEALHKRTGVKYEDILFFDDESRNQETESLGITMRLVRDGVCWAEIEKGVEEWRRRRGFGKMA, translated from the coding sequence ATGCCCCGCAAACTCTCCAAACAAGCCTCCTTCacatctccctcctccaccaccctCTCCTCAACcctcaccacatcaacaacctcccaGATCCCCTCCTCACTAACCGACCCGACCCTACCGCTCCCCAAACTCATCGTCTTCGACCTCGACTACACCCTCTGGCCCTTCTGGGTAGACACCCACGTCCTCGGGCCCCTCAAGCCCAACACCACCCACTCCCTCGCCACCGACCGCAAAGGCGAAGACTTCGCCTTCTACACCGACGTCCCCTACATCCTGCAACTCCTCCCGCACGCTGTATCCGACGCCAACGCCCCCATAAAGCTGGGCATCGCGTCTCGAACTCACGCGCCAAGCATCGCAAAGGATCTCTTGAGGATGCTGCATCTGCCGCCGACAGAGGACGGTGACAAGCCGAGGAAGGCGGTGGATGTTTTTGATGGCGGCATGGAGATCTACCCGGGGAGCAAGGTGAAGCATATTGAGGCGTTGCATAAGCGAACGGGCGTCAAGTATGAGGATATTTTGTTCTTTGACGATGAGAGTCGGAATCAGGAGACGGAGAGTTTGGGGATTACGATGAGGTTGGTTAGGGATGGGGTTTGTTGGGCGGAGATTGAGAAGGGGGTGGAGGAGTGGAGGAGACGGAGGGGGTTTGGGAAGATGGCTTGA
- a CDS encoding phosphatidylinositol transporter (similar to Cordyceps militaris CM01 XP_006672784.1) — protein MTADLAPAPSVTSGTSAPASRVKSSTSTTSVFGYPRGHWGHLSEHEDEALSKFKDVLEERGVWTREPASHDDQTLLRFLRARRWVVEDAYKQFKDTEDWRAANNIDTLYRTIELDAYEQSRRLYPQWTGRRDRRGIPLYVFEIKNLDSKTVSEYERLGAKSTFSDAKTDGKTPPGLLRLFALYENLTRFSQPFCTQLTDREHPDVPVTMSTNIVDISGVGLKQFWNLKGHMQAASQLATAHYPETLDRIFIIGAPMFFSTVWGWIKRWFDPITVSKIFVLSSHEVKPTLEAFIDPRNIPKKYGGELDFGFGQLGVPDPMWEGIIEWENGYSSFPSGPLLWEDVDDGKRIACVALGKDNGVARNVRICTLPRTWPEESVAQTQTNGEKVETAAEGTQTNGEVSEGTQTADETRDDGVQTDDGEGITNGEIVEKLKLTEEKDAVRAAPAAAA, from the exons ATGACGGCCGATCTTGCCCCCGCACCGTCCGTCACATCCGGCACTTCCGCACCAGCCTCGCGGGTGAAATCCTCgacatcaaccaccagcgTGTTTGGATATCCGCGCGGACACTGGGGACACTTGAGCGAGCATGAGGACGAGGCATTGAGCAAGTTTAAGGATGTTTTGGAGGAGAGAGGTGTTTGGACGAGGGAGCCTGCTAGCCATGATGACCAAACGTTGCT GCGGTTTCTACGTGCGCGCCGTTGGGTAGTGGAAGATGCGTACAAACAGTTCAAGGACACGGAGGATTGGCGAGCCGCCAATAACATCGATACGCTGTATCGCACAATCGAGCTGGATGCGTACGAGCAGAGCAGAAGACTG TATCCGCAATGGACGGGCCGCCGTGACCGCCGCGGCATCCCGCTGTACGTCTTTGAAATCAAGAATCTCGACTCCAAAACCGTCTCCGAATACGAACGACTCGGCGCGAAGTCCACCTTCTCCGACGCCAAAACCGACGGCAAGACACCGCCCGGCCTGCTCCGCCTGTTCGCGCTGTACGAGAACCTCACGCGCTTCTCTCAGCCGTTTTGCACGCAGCTCACGGACAGGGAGCACCCGGACGTGCCGGTGACCATGTCGACCAACATTGTGGACATTTCAGGCGTAGGCCTCAAGCAGTTCTGGAATCTAAAGGGCCACATGCAGGCGGCTAGTCAGCTCGCCACGGCGCATTACCCCGAGACGCTGGATAGGATCTTCATCATCGGAGCGCCCATGTTCTTCAGCACGGTATGGGGCTGGATCAAGCGCTGGTTCGACCCGATTACCGTTTCGAAAATCTTTGTCCTGAGCTCGCATGAGGTGAAGCCCACGCTGGAGGCGTTCATTGACCCGAGGAATATTCCTAAAAAGTATGGCGGCGAGCTGGACTTTGGGTTCGGGCAGCTGGGTGTTCCGGATCCGATGTGGGAGGGGATAATCGAGTGGGAGAATGGGTACTCTTCCTTCCCTAGCGGACCGCTGCTGTGGGAGGATGTCGATGACGGGAAGAGGATTGCGTGCGTGGCGCTGGGGAAGGATAATGGTGTGGCTAGGAATGTGCGTATCTGTACATTGCCGAGGACGTGGCCTGAAGAGTCTGTTGCGCAGACGCAGACGAATGGGGAGAAGGTTGAGACGGCTGCGGAGGGGACGCAGACGAATGGTGAGGTGTCGGAGGGGACGCAGACTGCGGATGAGACTAGGGATGATGGTGTCCAGActgatgatggggaggggaTTACGAATGGCGAGATCGtggagaagttgaagttgacggaggagaaggatgctgTGCGTGCTGCGccggctgctgctgcttaA
- a CDS encoding MFS multidrug transporter (similar to Metarhizium acridum CQMa 102 XP_007808369.1): MSQSGQDGQRPSTSHASSETTSQSEASKPPPISIARFWLLCVGVCLGLFLGMVDTSIVATSLYAISTEFDNLNDANWVALSYTLAYMGCAVVFSRISDITGRRDAFVAAYIIFVSFSLACGFAQNMHQLIAFRALQGIGGSGLYTLALIILPELSPIHLRELISAVIGLVVALSGVLGPVLGGLLTDYTTWRWVFWINGLLGAVSLAIFLLSWPKAKYSTTPERQTWKQLDYPGSFLTIAAAVLVAFAFQNAGQTPGSGSLSNDWRSALFIAPVVLGLVCWAGLLVWEYAVQNHLSEYFVPVFPLRIFRSGLYTCGVINTLLLGFPYLMLVYVVPLRIQVVGGKSALLGGVMLLPMLGTVAIGTILGGAVNAKKSVIVETMFVGSCLMLLGCGLLTTLSTSTLDSAKLLGFITFCGLGFGLAVTSSTIIPAIKIAPKDYAPAQGILAQLRVFGGSLGIAASTAIVRAKASGIPAKFAKRGVQAPDLHGPVAKKIYAESFRNDMIASTAVSGLAVLLVMITLWQRRNKPRKIAS; this comes from the exons ATGTCACAATCCGGTCAAGATGGCCAAAGGCCCTCTACGTCGCACGCATCTTCTGAAACCACGTCCCAAAGCGAGGCATCGAAACCGCCGCCTATCTCAATAGCACGATTCTGGTTGCTATGTGTCGG AGTATGTTTGggcctcttccttggcatGGTGGACACATCCATCGTTGCCACGTCTTTGTATGCCATTAGCACCGAGTTCGATAACCTCAACGACGCCAACTGGGTGGCTCTCTCCTATACACTCGCCTATATGGGTTGTGCTGTTGTATTCTCTCGTATTTCAGACATAACCGGTCGTCGAGAtgcttttgttgctgcttATATTATCTTTGTCTCGTTTTCGCTGGCGTGTGGATTTGCACAGAACATGCATCAGCTCATCGCCTTTCGGGCGTTGCAAGGCATCGGTGGCTCGGGACTGTATACCTTGGCCCTCATCATACTGCCAGAACTGAGCCCGATTCACCTGCGAGAACTAATTTCAGCAGTGATAGGGCTGGTCGTTGCTCTGTCCGGTGTACTGGGACCGGTTTTGGGCGGGCTGTTGACGGATTACACGACCTGGAGATGGGTATTTTGGATCAA TGGTCTTTTAGGCGCTGTATCGTTGGCGATTTTCCTCCTATCTTGGCCGAAGGCGAAATATTCCACAACTCCCGAACGACAGACATGGAAACAGCTCGACTATCCAGGGTCATTCCTCACaatcgccgccgccgttCTCGTCGCCTTTGCTTTCCAGAATGCCGGCCAAACACCAGGAAGTGGTTCTCTAAGCAATGACTGGAGGTCGGCCCTCTTCATCGCCCCTGTTGtgcttggtcttgtttgcTGGGCAGGCCTCCTGGTCTGGGAATACGCGGTGCAAAATCACCTGTCAGAGTACTTTGTTCCAGTCTTTCCACTTCGAATCTTTCGCAGCGGCCTTTATACATGTGGTGTGATCAACACACTTCTCCTCGGATTCCCGTATCTGATGCTCGTCTATGTTGTTCCACTGAGGATCCAGGTCGTCGGCGGGAAGTCTGCTCTGCTCGGTGGCGTAATGTTGCTGCCCATGCTTGGTAccgttgccattggcacaaTTCTCGGTGGTGCGGTCAACGCAAAGAAATCGGTCATCGTTGAAACCATGTTTGTCGGCTCGTGCCTCATGCTCCTGGGCTGTGGACTATTGACAACCTTGTCAACGTCGACGCTTGATTCTGCCAAGTTGCTTGGATTTATCACCTTTTGCGGGCTGGGCTTTGGACTTGCAGTGACGTCCAGCACGATAATTCCCGCTATAAAAATAGCACCAAAAGACTATG CTCCTGCCCAAGGAATTCTTGCACAGTTGCGCGTATTTGGCGGCAGTCTCGGCATTGCGGCGTCTACTGCCATCGTACGTGCAAAGGCAAGCGGCATCCCAGCCAAATTTGCGAAACGAGGTGTACAAGCGCCAGACTTGCATGGCCCAGTGGCCAAGAAAATATATGCCGAGTCGTTTAGGAATGATATGATTGCTAGCACGGCAGTATCAGGGCTTGCGGTCCTATTAGTCATGATCACTTTGTGGCAGCGACGTAATAAGCCTCGAAAAATTGCCTCGTGA
- a CDS encoding tol protein (similar to Metarhizium acridum CQMa 102 XP_007808375.1): protein MAGSLSPSPRGDQPMLERRRSKNPLRNMMQHLTVEPPEDEPGSPHRESLIRRLSWRKSRSPSAHSDTSAPTSATIRNVDRALCSSCSSLAVDIESTLEEVDSSFTKVLHPVAVDAFDKKEHFILRLRGLEENKWSTTCPLCKLFWSVHVPGDGDGDYSLSALSSRDSNYLIDPMKMFDMDHPARAKAAGLAPGYLAVTPKKTGTGAKSWDPQPDWFRERGMLYRTLPQAAPEPFMARGRSRTDERRTPEPPALLTESTWLQKGIWGREIGRTADISIAREWLQFCDRHHQGRCGRRQVTREMDGFKLVDCSQTPPQVVGRSLSENYIALSYVSGNNTTEPWPMVMKDAVAVTLELGFRYLWVDHLCIDSTNLKERIHQVSRMDEIFEGAVVTIIAAHGTDATQGLPGVGSATRPEQPKYKFADGNVTLVSSMRDPRIDIKDSLWYTRGWTYQEGLLARRRLVFTGQQMYWECEGMSCPETLILPLATYYDRDQEKMCDFMRPGLFNGVSYIDGSWEAWKKLPQTTDDPSTLSIFRTSDQHIIQYTKRQLTYDEDSLSAFMGITRRLEKGIGRGKLGSIVGIPLWCPVTTDQARSGPARTKLLFALTTSFWHHRGDDMPQRRRHLPSWTWAGWRGAVELHSSIVVIEQDGTGKEKKLLNHHYVSATQMTRNECSSVKWAYSPDILVLSSDGRVAYDFSPTSKPPTFPPGRYLLRVTNPLVLDKVKARVHNGGWMFNDLCIDVRLSRGRGTEPSATVPLPSGAKGPSAIREYVEHHARGDQMTVLWFVEEATIMLLVVEKTESGSWERVGRARMGFGQDAKDVLRRFGNLEVMINHLPLRRLGSDILIE, encoded by the coding sequence ATGGCAGGCAGCCTCAGCCCTTCCCCTCGTGGCGACCAGCCCATGCTTGAGCGACGCCGTTCCAAAAATCCGCTCAGAAACATGATGCAGCATCTTACAGTAGAGCCGCCAGAAGACGAGCCCGGATCACCCCATAGAGAATCCCTCATTCGACGTCTTAGTTGGCGTAAAAGCCGGAGTCCTTCAGCGCACTCTGATACGAGCGCTCCCACCTCAGCCACCATCCGCAATGTTGACCGGGCGTTGTGCTCATCCTGCTCAAGTCTGGCCGTTGATATTGAATCCACCCTCGAAGAGGTGGATTCGTCCTTCACCAAGGTTCTGCATCCTGTCGCGGTAGATGCCTTTGACAAGAAGGAACACTTTATTTTACGCCTTCGTGGCCTGGAAGAAAATAAATGGTCGACAACCTGTCCGTTGTGTAAGCTCTTCTGGTCGGTGCACGTCCCgggagacggagacggagacTACAGCCTGTCTGCTCTTTCAAGCCGAGACAGCAACTATCTTATCGACCCTATGAAGATGTTTGATATGGATCACCCCGCAAGAGCCAAGGCGGCAGGATTAGCCCCCGGCTATCTGGCTGTCACGCCCAAAAAGACTGGAACAGGAGCGAAAAGCTGGGATCCCCAGCCAGATTGGTTTCGAGAACGTGGCATGCTGTATAGGACGCTTCCACAAGCTGCGCCTGAGCCATTTATGGCCCGAGGGCGAAGTCGAACTGACGAGAGGAGGACGCCAGAACCACCAGCCCTTCTGACCGAATCCACGTGGCTTCAAAAGGGAATTTGGGGACGCGAAATTGGTCGGACAGCAGATATTTCCATAGCCCGGGAGTGGTTACAATTCTGCGATAGACATCATCAAGGGCGATGTGGGCGGCGTCAAGTCACCCGGGAAATGGACGGCTTTAAACTGGTCGACTGTAGCCAAACACCGCCACAAGTCGTTGGACGGTCTTTGAGTGAGAATTATATTGCCTTGAGCTATGTCTCTGGTAATAACACGACAGAACCGTGGCCAATGGTCATGAAGGATGCGGTTGCAGTGACACTTGAATTGGGATTTCGGTACTTGTGGGTTGATCATTTGTGTATTGACTCAACTAACTTGAAGGAAAGAATTCATCAAGTCAGCCGCATGGATGAAATATTCGAAGGGGCAGTGGTAACTATTATTGCTGCGCATGGCACAGACGCTACTCAGGGCTTACCTGGTGTGGGTTCTGCGACAAGGCCAGAACAACCAAAGTACAAATTTGCTGATGGGAATGTCACTCTCGTGTCGAGCATGCGAGACCCTCGAATCGATATCAAAGATTCACTCTGGTACACACGCGGTTGGACCTATCAGGAGGGTCTTTTGGCGAGACGCCGCCTTGTCTTTACAGGGCAACAAATGTACTGGGAATGCGAGGGCATGTCATGTCCAGAAACCTTGATCCTACCTCTCGCCACTTACTACGACAGGGATCAGGAAAAGATGTGCGATTTTATGCGGCCTGGCCTATTTAATGGCGTCTCATACATAGATGGAAGTTGGGAAGCTTGGAAGAAGTTGCCTCAGACGACAGACGACCCGAGCACGCTCAGCATTTTCCGGACATCCGATCAGCACATCATTCAATACACCAAGCGCCAACTTACATACGACGAGGACTCACTCAGTGCCTTCATGGGCATTACACGACGACTAGAGAAGGGCATCGGGAGAGGCAAGCTTGGTAGCATTGTCGGAATTCCGCTGTGGTGCCCCGTGACCACGGACCAGGCTCGTTCCGGACCAGCTCGAACCAAGCTCTTGTTTGCCCTGACAACTAGTTTCTGGCACCACAGAGGGGATGACATGCCACAGAGACGCCGCCATCTACCCAGCTGGACATGGGCCGGATGGCGAGGAGCAGTCGAACTACACTCATCCATCGTTGTGATTGAACAAGATGGAAcagggaaagaaaagaaactTCTGAACCACCATTACGTGAGCGCCACACAGATGACTCGCAATGAATGCTCATCAGTCAAATGGGCATACTCGCCGGATATTCTTGTTCTGAGCTCGGATGGCCGAGTAGCTTACGATTTCTCGCCGACCAGCAAACCACCTACATTCCCTCCCGGTCGCTACCTGCTGCGCGTAACCAATCCTCTGGTActcgacaaggtcaaggctcGAGTTCACAATGGTGGATGGATGTTTAATGACCTCTGCATTGATGTGCGGTTGAGTCGGGGCCGCGGTACGGAACCGAGTGCTACTGTGCCgctgccgtctggtgccaagGGACCGAGCGCAATTCGAGAATACGTCGAACATCACGCCCGTGGAGACCAGATGACGGTTCTGTGGTTTGTTGAGGAGGCTACAATcatgctgttggttgttgagaagactGAGTCTGGGTCTTGGGAACGCGTGGGACGGGCGCGAATGGGCTTTGGACAAGACGCAAAGGATGTTTTGCGAAGGTTCGGAAACTTGGAGGTTATGATCAATCATTTACCGTTGCGTCGGCTTGGGTCAGATATTTTGATCGAATAG
- a CDS encoding glutathione S-transferase/chloride channel (similar to Metarhizium robertsii ARSEF 23 XP_007821076.1) — MSLTVHHLGISQSERIPFLCEELGIDYNLKLYKRAPKLAPPEYKALHPQGTAPIIQDGDITLAESGACIEYISHKFGNGKLFIKPSDPAYADFIYWWHWANGTLQPTVARVMMTRVAGLSEDHWIVALGVNRLNAALAELDKRVAGNTWLAGEEFSAADVMIMFTLTTMRYWSPYSLGGYDGILGYVERVSKRDGYQRAMKKADPEMELVLGADAPKGIA; from the coding sequence ATGAGTCTCACAGTCCACCACCTCGGCATCTCACAATCCGAACGAATCCCCTTCCTCTGCGAAGAGCTAGGCATAGACTACAACCTCAAACTCTACAAACGCGCACCCAAACTCGCACCGCCCGAGTACAAAGCCCTCCACCCGCAAGGCACAGCGCCCATCATCCAAGATGGCGACATCACACTCGCAGAAAGCGGCGCCTGCATAGAATACATAAGTCACAAGTTCGGCAACGGCAAACTATTCATCAAGCCCTCGGACCCTGCATACGCAGACTTCATCTACTGGTGGCACTGGGCGAACGGCACGCTGCAACCCACCGTCGCGAGAGTCATGATGACGCGCGTTGCGGGACTGTCGGAAGACCACTGGATTGTAGCGCTGGGCGTGAACAGACTGAATGCTGCGCTGGCGGAGTTGGATAAGAGGGTTGCTGGGAATACGTGGCTCGCCGGGGAGGAGTTTTCGGCGGCGGATGTCATGATTATGTTTAcgttgacgacgatgcgGTACTGGTCGCCGTATAGTTTGGGGGGGTATGATGGTATTTTGGGGTATGTTGAGAGGGTTAGTAAGAGGGATGGGTATCAGagggcgatgaagaaggcggatccggagatggagttggtttTGGGGGCGGATGCGCCAAAGGGGATTGCTTGA